The following nucleotide sequence is from Chromobacterium rhizoryzae.
GGCCGAAGCTCTGGTTTTTCTTCTGACGCAGCACGCCGGCCACTTCCGCCTGGCAGCAAGGCACCAGCACGATGTAGCGCGCGTTCTTGGCCAGCGCGAAGCGGATGGCGTCGTCGGTGGCGGTGTTGCAGGCGTGCAGCGCGGTGATGATGTCCACCTGCTCCGGCAATTGCTCCGAGGTGATCGACTGCTCCACGCTCAGGTTCAAGAAGCCCATGCGTTCGAAGCCGAGGCGGGCGGCCAACTCTTGCGAGCGGCTGACCAGTTCCGGCCGGGTTTCGATGCCGTAGACGCTGCCGGCGGCCTTGTCCTTCAGGAACAGGTCGTAAAGGATGAAGCCCAGATAGGATTTGCCGGCGCCGTGGTCGGCCAGGCTCATCTCGCCTTTTTCCGCCAGCACATCGGCCATCAGCGGCTCGATGAACTGGTACAGGTGGTAAACCTGTTTCAGCTTGCGGCGGGTGTCCTGGTTGATCTTGCCGTCGCGGGTCAGGATGTGCAGCTCTTTGAGCAGTTCCAGCGATTGCTGCGGTTTGATCTCGGGAATCAGGCTCATGGCGGCCTCCTGCGAAAAACGAATCGCCGGATTTTAGTCCAATTCGCGCCGGCGCGCTTGGGCGCTGGTTTCAATGCTCCTGTCTAACTGGCCGGCTGCGCGCTAATCCGCTCCAGCCAGCGCAGCATGTCCTGCTCCACTTCCACGCGGTTGGTTTCGTTCAGCATTTCGTGGCGGC
It contains:
- a CDS encoding class I SAM-dependent methyltransferase; this translates as MSLIPEIKPQQSLELLKELHILTRDGKINQDTRRKLKQVYHLYQFIEPLMADVLAEKGEMSLADHGAGKSYLGFILYDLFLKDKAAGSVYGIETRPELVSRSQELAARLGFERMGFLNLSVEQSITSEQLPEQVDIITALHACNTATDDAIRFALAKNARYIVLVPCCQAEVAGVLRQKKNQSFGLTPLSEMWRHPIHTREFGSHLTNVLRCLQLEARGYQLTVTELVGWEHSMKNELIIAKYTGQRKNSARERQEAILKELNLEDLRERFVY